From Haloarcula sp. CBA1127, a single genomic window includes:
- the rpiA gene encoding ribose-5-phosphate isomerase RpiA: MKQGGSDAAKQAAGESAAEAVEDGMVVGLGTGSTAAHAIRAIGRAVDAGLDVVGVPTSFQSRQLARDCGIPLADLDDVSVDLVIDGADEVAGGTLIKGGGAAHAREKIVDASADRFLVVADPTKEADVLSHPVPVEVLPMARSTVATAVEELGGDPTLRRAERKDGPVVTDNGNLVLDCAFDSISDPAALASDLAALPGVVEHGLFVDMADEIHIGTADGVTVQVFSE, from the coding sequence ATGAAACAGGGCGGCTCCGACGCGGCGAAACAGGCAGCGGGCGAATCGGCGGCTGAGGCAGTCGAGGACGGCATGGTCGTCGGCCTCGGCACGGGGTCGACGGCGGCTCACGCTATCCGTGCTATCGGCCGGGCAGTCGACGCCGGCCTCGATGTCGTCGGCGTCCCCACGTCGTTTCAGTCTCGCCAGCTGGCCCGTGACTGTGGTATCCCGCTGGCGGACCTCGACGACGTGTCGGTCGACCTCGTCATCGACGGGGCCGACGAGGTGGCCGGCGGCACTCTCATCAAAGGCGGTGGTGCGGCGCACGCCCGGGAGAAAATAGTCGACGCGAGCGCCGACCGCTTCCTCGTCGTTGCCGACCCGACGAAAGAGGCGGACGTACTCTCACACCCTGTCCCCGTCGAAGTACTCCCGATGGCCCGCTCGACAGTCGCCACGGCGGTCGAAGAATTGGGTGGTGACCCAACACTCCGCCGTGCAGAACGCAAGGACGGCCCCGTCGTCACCGACAACGGAAATCTCGTGCTCGACTGTGCCTTCGATTCCATCAGTGACCCCGCCGCACTTGCCAGCGACCTCGCCGCGCTGCCCGGTGTCGTCGAGCACGGGCTGTTCGTCGATATGGCTGACGAGATTCACATTGGCACTGCTGACGGCGTCACCGTCCAAGTGTTCTCGGAGTAG
- the larB gene encoding nickel pincer cofactor biosynthesis protein LarB produces the protein MRDILDSVAAGDLSPVEAEAALAGYATSGAGRFDAAREDRAGVPEAVLADGKTPAEVADLAATAIETTDRAIVTRLDTSTATAVREQLDETAPDATVRWDDRSNWLVATTPAFERPSMDASVGIVTAGTSDAVPAGEAALIVEEMGATVTRIDDVGVASLARTIDAVDGFRDQDVLIVAAGREGALPTVVAGLVDVPVIGLPVSTGYGHGGEGEAALSGLLQSCTALSVVNIDAGFTAGTQAGLIARQLDNARE, from the coding sequence ATGCGCGACATACTCGATTCGGTTGCGGCGGGTGACCTCTCCCCGGTAGAGGCCGAGGCGGCGCTTGCGGGCTACGCGACTAGCGGGGCCGGTCGGTTCGACGCTGCTCGGGAGGACCGTGCCGGCGTTCCTGAAGCCGTCCTCGCGGACGGGAAGACCCCGGCGGAAGTGGCGGATCTGGCGGCGACAGCTATCGAAACGACAGATCGGGCTATCGTGACGCGGCTCGACACGTCCACTGCAACGGCCGTTCGGGAACAACTGGACGAAACCGCCCCGGATGCGACAGTTCGCTGGGACGACCGCTCGAACTGGCTGGTGGCGACGACACCCGCGTTCGAACGTCCGTCGATGGACGCGTCAGTCGGCATCGTCACGGCTGGGACCTCCGACGCCGTTCCGGCCGGTGAGGCCGCGCTCATCGTCGAGGAGATGGGCGCGACCGTGACCCGTATCGACGACGTTGGCGTCGCGAGCCTCGCCCGGACGATAGACGCGGTCGATGGCTTCCGGGACCAGGACGTGCTCATCGTTGCGGCGGGCCGCGAAGGTGCGCTCCCGACGGTTGTCGCTGGTCTCGTCGATGTACCGGTTATCGGTCTGCCCGTCTCGACCGGCTACGGTCACGGCGGCGAGGGTGAGGCAGCCCTTTCGGGACTGCTCCAGTCCTGCACTGCACTCTCTGTCGTGAACATTGACGCCGGCTTTACCGCCGGGACGCAGGCCGGCCTAATCGCCAGACAGCTCGACAATGCGCGGGAATAA
- a CDS encoding GIY-YIG nuclease family protein, whose product MTTARSPYHVYVLRCSDNTFYTGYTTDVERRVREHDAGDGAKYTRGRTPVELIHVESFDSQSDAMSREYEIKQYSRPEKERLVESSDAEVAFDI is encoded by the coding sequence ATGACTACCGCGCGGAGCCCTTACCACGTGTATGTCCTCCGTTGTAGCGACAACACGTTTTATACCGGCTACACGACCGATGTGGAACGCCGCGTCCGAGAGCACGACGCCGGCGATGGCGCGAAGTACACGCGCGGCCGAACTCCGGTCGAACTGATTCACGTCGAATCATTTGACTCACAGTCCGACGCGATGAGCCGTGAGTACGAGATTAAGCAGTACTCCAGACCGGAGAAGGAACGGCTCGTCGAATCCAGCGACGCCGAAGTAGCGTTCGATATCTGA
- a CDS encoding phosphoglucomutase/phosphomannomutase family protein has translation MDNDADVDAGAIAFGTDGWRATLDVFTKPRVRMVGQAVATTLAERGATGTVAIGYDARETSPGFADELAHVLRANGFDVLLPDRDTPTPILAWTVKNRGLAGALQITASHNPPEYNGVKFIPGDGSPALPDWTAAFEENLAVLDPLPEDEWGERTEEDLIGPFHDHALDFVDTDLDGLSVAYDALYGSGRGVTDALLEAAGADVTRLNCEQDPEFGGGSPEPSAENAEGLVSEVSEGDAALGIINDGDADRIGIVTPDRGYLDPNLFFAAMYDFLLEDGTGDVVRTVSTSSIVDRVAEAHGQDVHEVAVGFKWVAEAMADHDALFGGEESGGFGLPDHLRNKDGVLVALVAAAAEREESLDARVDRLLDEHGEIHQDRISIDCPDDRKEPVLEDLETALPDTLAGVAVDGINTVDGFKIRLEDGTWVLVRPSGTEPKLRVYAEASSAERVEELLEAGRDLVEPLV, from the coding sequence ATGGACAACGACGCGGATGTCGACGCAGGCGCAATCGCTTTCGGGACGGACGGCTGGCGGGCGACGCTGGACGTGTTCACGAAACCGCGAGTCCGGATGGTTGGTCAGGCTGTCGCCACGACGCTCGCCGAGCGCGGGGCGACCGGGACCGTCGCCATCGGGTACGACGCCCGCGAGACCTCGCCCGGGTTTGCCGACGAGCTCGCGCATGTCCTGCGCGCGAACGGCTTCGACGTGCTCTTGCCGGACCGGGACACGCCGACGCCGATCCTCGCCTGGACGGTGAAAAACCGCGGTTTGGCCGGGGCGCTTCAGATCACGGCCAGCCACAACCCGCCGGAGTACAACGGCGTGAAATTCATCCCCGGCGACGGGTCGCCGGCGCTGCCCGACTGGACGGCCGCCTTCGAGGAGAACCTCGCCGTCCTCGACCCGCTGCCCGAAGACGAGTGGGGCGAGCGAACGGAAGAAGACCTCATCGGCCCGTTCCACGACCACGCACTGGACTTCGTCGACACCGACCTCGATGGCCTGTCAGTCGCCTACGACGCGCTGTACGGCAGCGGCCGCGGCGTTACCGACGCCCTGCTCGAAGCGGCCGGAGCCGACGTGACCCGTCTCAACTGCGAACAGGACCCGGAATTCGGCGGTGGATCGCCCGAACCGTCGGCGGAGAACGCTGAGGGACTCGTCAGCGAAGTCAGCGAGGGTGACGCCGCGCTGGGGATTATCAACGACGGCGACGCCGACCGCATCGGCATCGTCACACCTGACCGCGGCTATCTGGACCCAAACCTGTTTTTCGCCGCGATGTACGACTTCCTGCTTGAGGACGGGACGGGCGATGTCGTTCGGACAGTCTCGACCTCCAGCATCGTCGACCGCGTCGCCGAGGCCCACGGCCAAGACGTCCACGAGGTCGCTGTCGGCTTCAAGTGGGTTGCTGAGGCGATGGCCGACCACGACGCGTTGTTCGGCGGCGAAGAATCTGGTGGCTTCGGCCTGCCGGACCACCTGCGGAACAAGGACGGCGTGCTGGTGGCGCTGGTCGCCGCTGCCGCCGAGCGCGAGGAATCGCTTGACGCTCGTGTCGACCGACTACTGGACGAACACGGCGAAATCCACCAGGACCGGATCAGCATCGACTGTCCGGACGACCGCAAGGAGCCAGTTCTCGAAGACCTCGAAACCGCACTGCCCGACACGCTGGCTGGGGTCGCCGTCGACGGCATCAACACGGTCGACGGGTTCAAGATCCGACTCGAAGACGGGACGTGGGTGCTGGTGCGGCCCTCCGGGACAGAGCCGAAACTCCGCGTCTACGCCGAAGCATCGAGCGCGGAACGCGTCGAGGAACTACTGGAAGCGGGTCGGGATCTGGTCGAACCGCTGGTCTGA